In Aphelocoma coerulescens isolate FSJ_1873_10779 chromosome 25, UR_Acoe_1.0, whole genome shotgun sequence, a genomic segment contains:
- the LOC138098523 gene encoding LOW QUALITY PROTEIN: cilia- and flagella-associated protein 45-like (The sequence of the model RefSeq protein was modified relative to this genomic sequence to represent the inferred CDS: deleted 2 bases in 2 codons) encodes MAAATAGTGSRTLRAGGPTRGSLLARRPRLSPPGFQSVRPKVFPGISQPGSRSPPDPQPLQPCPLTAPQPIPSEGPELLPGSVGVREALSWGGSGCSHYPFPQGTDSSSPIVILRDVSKHPGALPSISYKPKTTRIITGDLIRNFVIPQEKPQPCLIIGKKEYEKIKESARSPTEEERWDRLKTLKARQDAAFEALKKAQSEELRKAELQNEREHLSDLEEEKEQQERQKLLQRAMRMRLEQEEEMRELTSLFLNSKCNMIRDKQILEKRMIRKELAEEEKRLDKMMEMEWEKGVAVQEELERQRKQEMMRARQDLVKQMEQNAEKRALRDEEKYQESLRQLERLKEMKKEDQKAWEQKQEQLKQIHADIKRSNMESQRLKDEQREQERLEDERVLEQQRQKAEREAALEAEQEQLRLEKEKELARLRAAQERARDWQAERDALMAKRNQEAADREWRRQELENARKKVELEQQLRRDRLEQVAQKEQYLAMQVEQDRQEFQRVLRAHQEQLEREKLQREQRELQQRAHAEDLRRQIQELRQQRERERAAFIEEGWQQEQEVRQRNRRLAQLGQQKLQEFRATGMPDKYCAQVERKAQRRANAALS; translated from the exons ATGGCAGCCGCGACTGCCGGCACAGGATCCCGGACCCTCCGTGCCGGGGGCCCCACCCGGGGATCCCTcctcgcccgccgcccccggctTTCCCCGCCGGGATTCCAGTCCGTCCGTCCCAAGGTCTTCCCC GGGATTTCCCAGCCAGGATCCCGGTCTCCTCctgacccccagcccctccagccGTGTCCCCTGACAGCCCCGCAGCCGATCCCGTCAGAGGGTCCAGAGCTCCTCCCGGGATCAGTTGGTGTCCGGGAAGCACTGAGT TGGGGGGGTTCGGGTTGCTCACATTATCCTTTCCCGCAGGGCACCGATTCCAGCAGCCCCATCGTGATCCTTCGGGATGTGTCAAAACATCCTGGAGCTCTGCCCTCCATCAGTTACAAACCAAAGACCACCAGAATCATCACCGGGGACCTGATCCGGAACTTCGT caTTCCCCAGGAAAAGCCCCAACCGTGTCTCATCATTGGGAAAAAGGAATATGAGAAGATCAAGGAATCAGCTCGATCCCCAACCGAGGAGGAGCGTTGGGACAGGCTGAAGACCCTGAAAGCCAGACAGGACGCTGCTTTC GAAGCCCTGAAAAAGGCCCAGAGCGAGGagctgagaaaggcagaactgcAGAACGAGAGGGAGCATCTGAGTGacctggaggaggagaaggagcagcaggaaaggcagaagctGCTGCAGCGGGCGATGAGGatgaggctggagcaggaggaagagatgcGGGAACTGACCTCG CTCTTCCTCAATTCCAAGTGCAACATGATCCGGGACAAGCAAATCCTGGAGAAGCGGATGATCCGCAAGGAACTGGCGGAGGAGGAGAAGCGCCTGGACAAGATGATGGAAATGGAGTGGGAGAAGGGCGTGGCAgtccaggaggagctggagcgcCAGAGGAAGCAGGAGATGATGAG agccaggcaggacCTTGTGAAGCAGATGGAGCAGAACGCAGAGAAGCGGGCGCTGAGAGATGAGGAGAAATACCAGGAGAGCCTGAGGCAGCTGGAGCGCCTAAAGGAGATGAAGAAGGAGGATCAgaag GCCTGGGAGCAGAAGCAGGAGCAACTAAAGCAAATCCATGCTGATATTAAACGTTCCAACATGGAGAGCCAGCGGCTGAAGGATGAGCAGCGGGAGCAGGAGAGGCTGGAGGATGAGcgggtgctggagcagcagcggcAGAAGGCT GAGCGCGAGGCCGCCTTGGAGGCGGAGCAGGAACAACTGCgcctggagaaggagaaggagctggcCCGGCTCAGAGCCGCGCAGGAGCGGGCCCGGGACTGGCAGGCAGAGCGG GATGCTCTGATGGCCAAGAGGAACCAAGAAGCCGCAGACCGGGAatggcggcggcaggagctggAGAATGCGCGGAAGAaggtggagctggagcagcagctgaggcgGGACCGGCTGGAGCAGGTGGCCCAGAAGGAACAGTACCTGGCCATGCAGGTGGAGCAGGACCGCCAGGAGTTCCAGAGGGTGCTCAG GGCCcatcaggagcagctggagcgggAGAAGCTGCAGCGGGAACAGAGGGAGCTCCAGCAGCGCGCTCATGCTGAAGATCTGCGGCGGCAGATCCAGGAGCTCCGGCAgcagcgggagcgggagcgggcggCCTTCATTGaggagggctggcagcaggagcaggaggtcCGGCAGCGCAACCGGCGCCTCGCCCAGCTCGGGcagcagaagctgcaggagtTCAG agccacTGGAATGCCCGACAAGTACTGTGCCCAGGTGGAGCGCAAAGCCCAGAGACGAGCCAACGCAGCCCTCTCCTAG
- the LOC138098520 gene encoding LOW QUALITY PROTEIN: cilia- and flagella-associated protein 45-like (The sequence of the model RefSeq protein was modified relative to this genomic sequence to represent the inferred CDS: deleted 1 base in 1 codon), with protein MAAATAGTGSRSLRAGGSSRRSLLARRLQLSPPGFQSVRPDVSPLGSRAPQLPHTPRNVHLLPLTPGPSVPSGRAPPTAPRPIRAEFPELPPGSVGVRGTPGGGFGSSDFSFLQVTGSSNPIVISQDVPKHPRDRPSLKPKLKTIRIITKDLIRDLIIPQEKPQPCLIIGKKEYEKIKESAQSPTEEERWDRLKTLKARQDAAFETLKKAQSEELRKAELQNEREHLSDLEEEKEQQERQKLLQRAMRMRLEQEEEMRELTSLFLNSKCNMIRDKQILEKRMIRKELAEEEKRLDKMMEMEWEKGVAVQEELERQRKQEMMRARQDLVKQMEQNAEKRALRDEEKYQEGQKLLECLEQMKREDRKAWEQKQERHRQIHAEIQYFNVESQRLKDEQRERERLEDERVLEQQRQKAEREAALEAEQEQLRLEKEKELARLRAAQERARDWQAERDALMAKRNQEAADREWRRQELENARKKVELEQQLRRDRLEQVAQKEQYLAMQVEQDRQEFQRVLRAHQEQLEREKLQREQRELQQRAHAEDLRRQIQELRQQRERERAAFIEEGRQQEQEVRQRNRRLAQLGQQKLQEFRATGMPDKYCAQVERKAQRRANAALS; from the exons ATGGCAGCCGCGACTGCCGGCACTGGATCCCGGTCCCTCCGTGCCGGGGGCTCCTCCCGGCGGTCCCTCCTCGCCCGCCGTCTGCAGCTTTCCCCGCCGGGATTCCAGTCCGTCCGTCCCGATGTCTCCCCCCTGGGCTCCCGGGCTCCCCAGCTCCCCCACACCCCGCGGAATGTCCATCTCCTTCCTCTGACCCCcggcccctctgtcccctccggGCGTGCCCCCCCGACAGCGCCGCGGCCGATCCGGGCAGAGTTCCCAGAGCTCCCACCGGGATCAGTCGGTGTCCGGGGAACGCCAGGTGGGGGGTTCGGATCC TCAGACTTTTCTTTTCTGCAGGTCACGGGCTCCAGCAACCCCATCGTGATCTCTCAGGATGTGCCAAAACATCCTCGAGACCGGCCCTCCCTCAAGCCCAAGCTCAAGACCATCCGAATCATCACCAAGGACCTAATCCGGGACCTCAT catTCCCCAGGAGAAGCCCCAACCGTGTCTCATCATTGGGAAAAAGGAATATGAGAAGATCAAGGAATCAGCTCAATCCCCAACCGAGGAGGAGCGTTGGGACAGGCTGAAGACCCTGAAAGCCAGACAGGACGCTGCTTTC gaaaccctgaaaaagGCCCAGAGCGAGGagctgagaaaggcagaactgcAGAATGAGAGGGAGCATCTGAGTGacctggaggaggagaaggagcagcaggaaaggcagaagctGCTGCAGCGGGCGATGAGGatgaggctggagcaggaggaagagatgcGGGAACTGACCTCG CTCTTCCTCAATTCCAAGTGCAACATGATCCGGGACAAGCAAATCCTGGAGAAGCGGATGATCCGCAAGGAACTGGCGGAGGAGGAGAAGCGCCTGGACAAGATGATGGAAATGGAGTGGGAGAAGGGCGTGGCGgtccaggaggagctggagcgcCAGAGGAAGCAGGAGATGATGAG agccaggcaggacCTTGTGAAGCAGATGGAGCAGAACGCAGAGAAGCGGGCGCTGAGAGATGAGGAGAAATACCAGGAGGGCCAGAAGCTGCTGGAGTGCCTGGAGCAGATGAAGAGGGAGGATCGgaag GCCTGGGAGCAGAAGCAGGAGCGACATAGGCAAATCCATGCCGAAATTCAGTATTTCAACGTGGAGAGCCAGCGGCTGAAGGATGAGCAGCGGGAGCGGGAGAGGCTGGAGGATGAGcgggtgctggagcagcagcggcAGAAGGCT GAGCGCGAGGCCGCCTTGGAGGCGGAGCAGGAACAACTGCgcctggagaaggagaaggagctggcCCGGCTCAGAGCCGCGCAGGAGCGGGCCCGGGACTGGCAGGCAGAGCGG GATGCTCTGATGGCCAAGAGGAACCAAGAAGCCGCAGACCGGGAatggcggcggcaggagctggAGAATGCGCGGAAGAaggtggagctggagcagcagctgaggcgGGACCGGCTGGAGCAGGTGGCCCAGAAGGAACAGTACCTGGCCATGCAGGTGGAGCAGGACCGCCAGGAGTTCCAGAGGGTGCTCAG GGCCcatcaggagcagctggagcgggAGAAGCTGCAGCGGGAACAGAGGGAGCTCCAGCAGCGCGCCCATGCCGAAGATCTGCGGCGGCAGATCCAGGAGCTCCGGCAgcagcgggagcgggagcgggcggCCTTCATTGAGGAGGGccggcagcaggagcaggaggtcCGGCAGCGCAACCGGCGCCTCGCCCAGCTCGGGcagcagaagctgcaggagtTCAG agccacTGGAATGCCCGACAAGTACTGTGCCCAGGTGGAGCGCAAAGCCCAGAGACGAGCCAACGCAGCCCTCTCCTAG